GACGAAGGCCGCCGCGCACGCGTCGGTGACGAAGCCGGCGGCCCCGCCGAGAAACGGCGGCATGCCCGTCCCCGCAGCCGCCCGCCATCCGCAGCGCCGCCCGAGGGCGTCGAGGTCACAGGCGTCCTCCACCACGGCCACCGGGTCGGCGAGGGCGACCTGCCAGCCCCGCACCGTGTGGACCTGGGGTAGCCGCAGCCCCGGCAGGCTCGCGACAGCGAGGACGTCGACGGCTGTGGGCAGCTCTTCGAGCACCGTCCCCGGCCACGGCTCCTGGGGACGCACGGCCGGCGCGTCAGGCGTTGGACGGGACGCCGTACTTGCGGCGGAAGGCCGCGTCGTCGAGCTCGTCCAGATCCGCCTGCAGCTCCGCCTCGAACTGCACGGCCTGCTCCTGGTGCGTGAACGTCTGCGCCCACAGCAGCTGGCCGGACGCCACCGACTGCAGCTGCACGTCGTACATCATCGAGCCGTTGTAGCCGCCGCGGGTGCGGGTGAGGGCGCGAAAGTGGTGCCTGGCCGGTTCGCTCACAAGTGCAGACCTCGGGGGTCGGTGGGGGGAAGGTCGCTTCGACGTGGCCGGTGGCGAGTCGCAGCCAGACTGTCCCCAAGGGAAATCGGACGGTACCCGACAGCGGCTGCGCCTCGCAACGTCCGGTCGGTCGCCGGGCGCCCTGCACTAGACTCCGGTGGCGAAGGAGGCAGGGTGAAGGTCTACACCAGGCGGGGCGACGACGGCACCACCGGCCTGCTCTACGGCGGTCGCGTGGACAAGGACGACCTGCGCACCGAGGCCTACGGCACCGTGGACGAGGCCGTCTCGGCCCTCGGCATGGCCCGCGCCCAGCTGGCCGACAGCCCCTGGCACGACGCGGTGCTCGGCATCCAGCGGGAGCTGTTCGTCGTCGGCGCGCAGCTCGCCACCCACACCGACCACTGGCACCAGCTGACCGACGGGGTGTCGCGGGTCACCCCGGACATGACCCCCCGCCTCGAGGACGCCATCGACGAGCTCACGGCGGCCTGCCCGCTGCCGACCGAGTTCGTCGTGCCGGGCGGGCGCCCCGCCGGCGCGGCGCTCGACCTCGCCCGGACCGTCGTCCGGCGCGCCGAGCGCCATGCCGTGCGCATGCGCCGCTCGGGCGTCCTTCCCGACGACGTCATCCTGCGCTACCTCAACCGCCTGTCGGACTACCTGTTCGTGCTCGCCCGGACCGTGGAGGGCGGCCGCCACACGCCGACCCGCGAGCGCTGAGGGCGCCGGCGCAGCTCAGCCCGCCGCCACGCGGTCGACGAGCCACAGGACCGCCTCGCCGTCGACCCGGGATGCGGGTGCGGCCGGGTCGCCCTCACGGACCCTGCGAACGCCTCGCGCTTGCCGGCGCCGGCCACGGGGACGTCGTCGACGACACGGACCTCGCCGATCACGAGGCCACCTCACCCCGCAGCCGGGGGAGGACCTCCGCGCCGACGCGGGCGACCGTTTCGAGGGGGTCGACGCTTGCGACCTGGATCGCCACGGTGTCGGCGCCCGCCCGCTCGACGAGCGGCCGGTAGACGGCGACGAGCTCGTCGGCGTCGCGGGCGACGGCGTACTGGCCGAGGATCTCCTCGCGGTCCATGGCATCCGCGCGCTCCCGCAGCATCCTCGGGTCGACCGCCTCCAGGCGGCCGGGGGCCCGCAGCCCACGCAGCGGCGCGAGGGCTCGCCACGCCTCCTCCTCGTCGGCGGCGAGCACGCACCAGCGGGTGGCGAGCACGCGCGGCGCGGCGCCCCGCCGTCGGGCCGCTTCCCGGTAGGGGCCGATGACCCGCCGCAGCGCGTCGTCGGGATCTTTCACGCTCGTGAGGAGCCCGTCGGCGTGCGCGCCGGCGAACCGCGCCGACTTGGGTCCACCCGCGGCCATCCAGATGGGCACGCGCCCCAGCGGGGGGCTGTAGAGCTTCGCCCGGTCGGTGCGGTAGTGCTCGCCGGCGAAGTCGACCCGCTCGCCGTCGAGCAGCCGCCGAAGGATCTGCAGCGCCTCGCGCATCCGCGCGATGCGCTCCGCGTAACCGGGGAAAACCCAGCCCAGCGGCGCCTCGTTGATCGCCTCCCCGGTCCCCACGCCAAGCCGGAACCGTCCCCCGGAGAGCCGGTCGACGGTCGCGGCGGCCTGCGCGACGAGAGCGGGATGGTAGCGGTACAGCGGGCACGTCACGCTCGTCGCAAGCTCGACGCGCTCCGTGGCCTGGGCGACGGCACCGAACCACGACCACACGAAGCTGGCGGCCGAGTGGTCGTCGACCCAGGGGTGGAAGTGGTCGGCGCCCGTCACCATGTCGAACCCCGCCCGTTCGGCGGCCACGGCCTCGGCGACGAGGTCCTCGGGTTGGGAGGACTCGTGACTGCAGAGCCAGGCGAACGTCGTCGTCATCGGCTGGACGAGTCTCGCACCGTCACGGGCCGGTGCGTAGATTGGCCCGACGCCACCGGCTGGCAGGCAGGGCAATCGCGGAAGAGGGCGGCATGAGGATCGGCATGGTGGGCCTCGGGCGCATGGGCGGCAACATGACCCGCCGCCTCGTCGGCGCGGGACATGAGGTGGTGGTCTTCGACCACGACGCCGCTGTGGTCGCCGCCCTCGCCGCCGAGGACCCCGCCATCCGCCCCGCGGGGGGGCTCGCCGCACTCGTCGACGAGCTCGCCGAGCCGCGCGTCGTGTGGGTCATGGTGCCGGCCGGCGCACCGACGACCGAGACGGTCCACGGCCTCGTCGCGGCACTCTCCCCCGGCGACGTCGTCGTGAACGGCGGCAATTGCCGGTGGACGGACGCACTCGCCTACAGCGCGCTGGCGGCCGAGGCCGGCGTCGCCCACGTCGACGCGGGGGTGTCGGGAGGGGTGTGGGGCCTCGCGCACGGCTACTGCCTCATGGTCGGCGGGGACGAGGCGGCCTGCCGCCTCGCCGCACCCGTCTTCACCGCCCTGGCCACCGAAGGGGGCTATGCCCGCGTGGGCGGCCCCGGCAGCGGGCACTTCACGAAGATGGTGCACAACGGCATCGAGTACGCCCTGCTGCAGGCCTACGCCGAGGGCTTCGCGCTGCTCCACGACAGCGGGCTCGACGTCGACCTCGCCGACATCGCCGAGCTGTGGCGGCACGGCTCCGTCGTGCGCTCATGGCTGCTCGACCTCGTCGCGACGGTGCTCGCCGAGGGGGGCGACCTTTCGTCGGTCGCAGCATACGTGGAGGACTCGGGTGAGGGCAGGTGGACGGTCGAGGCGGCCGTCGAGCGGGCGGTCGCCGTCCCGGCGATCGCCGCGAGCCTCTTCGCCCGCTTCGCCTCGCGGCGCGACTCGTTCGGCGACCGGCTGATCGCCGCCCTGCGGGCGGCGTTCGGCGGCCACGCGGTCCGCTCCCCCGCCGATCCCGGCGCCGAGCGCGACGGGAAAGGGCCGGCGTGAGCGTGGCCGACGCACCGTTGGGGCGCGGCGTGTACGGCCCCGGCGAGCTGCCATCGGGCCTGCGCCGGGCGCTCGCCCGTGCGGACGCCGGCAAGACCCTCTCGGTGGACGAGGCCACCGCGCTCCTACAGGCCCGCGGTCCCGCCCTGACCGCGCTCATGGCCACCGCCGCGCGCGTGCGCGACGGCGCCTACCCCGAGCGCATCACCTACAGCCGCAAGGTGTTCATCCCCCTCACGCACCTGTGTCGTGACACCTGCGGCTACTGCACCTTCGCATGGCCCCCGAAGGGCGACGTGCCCGCCTACCTCTCCCCCGCCGAGGTGCTCGCGATCGCACGCGCCGGGCAGGCGGCGGGTTGCAAGGAGGCGCTGTTCACGCTCGGCGACAAGCCCGAGGACCGCTATCCCGCGGCCCGCCAGTGGCTCGAGCAGCGCGGGTTCGCGACGACGCTCGAGTACCTGCGCGCAGTGGCCATCGCGGTCGTCGAAGCCACCGGCCTCATCCCTCACCTCAACCCGGGGGTGATGACCTGGAACGACCTCGCGAGCCTGAAGCAGGTGTCCGGGTCGATGGGTCTCATGCTCGAGACGGCGAGCAGCCGCCTGCTCGCGCGCGGCCAGGCTCACTGGCACGCGCCGGACAAGGCTCCCGCGGTGCGGCTGCGCACGATCGAGGACGCCGGCCGCCTGTCGATCCCCTTCACCTCCGGCATCCTCGTCGGCATCGGCGAGACGCTACGGGAGCGCGCCGAGGCGCTGTTCGCCCTCCGCGCCTCGGCGGCTCGCTACGGCCACCTGCAGGAGGTCATCGTCCAGAACTTCCGGCCGAAGCCCGGCACGGCCATGCGCGACCGCCCCCCGCCGGCGCGCGAGGAGCTGCTCGCCGCGGTCGCGGTCACCCGGATCCTGCTGCCCACACGGGTGCACGTCCAGGCGCCGCCGAACCTCTCACCCGGCGCGGAGGGCGACCTCGTCGCCGCGGGGATCGACGACTGGGGCGGCGTCTCGCCGGTCACCGTCGACCACGTCAACCCCGAGCACGCGTGGCCAGGGCTCGACGCGCTCGCCGCACGCACCGCCGCGACCGGCAGGACGCTCGAGGAGCGCCTGTGCGTCTACCCCG
This genomic stretch from Egibacteraceae bacterium harbors:
- a CDS encoding cob(I)yrinic acid a,c-diamide adenosyltransferase — protein: MKVYTRRGDDGTTGLLYGGRVDKDDLRTEAYGTVDEAVSALGMARAQLADSPWHDAVLGIQRELFVVGAQLATHTDHWHQLTDGVSRVTPDMTPRLEDAIDELTAACPLPTEFVVPGGRPAGAALDLARTVVRRAERHAVRMRRSGVLPDDVILRYLNRLSDYLFVLARTVEGGRHTPTRER
- a CDS encoding TIGR03557 family F420-dependent LLM class oxidoreductase; protein product: MTTTFAWLCSHESSQPEDLVAEAVAAERAGFDMVTGADHFHPWVDDHSAASFVWSWFGAVAQATERVELATSVTCPLYRYHPALVAQAAATVDRLSGGRFRLGVGTGEAINEAPLGWVFPGYAERIARMREALQILRRLLDGERVDFAGEHYRTDRAKLYSPPLGRVPIWMAAGGPKSARFAGAHADGLLTSVKDPDDALRRVIGPYREAARRRGAAPRVLATRWCVLAADEEEAWRALAPLRGLRAPGRLEAVDPRMLRERADAMDREEILGQYAVARDADELVAVYRPLVERAGADTVAIQVASVDPLETVARVGAEVLPRLRGEVAS
- the gnd gene encoding decarboxylating 6-phosphogluconate dehydrogenase; protein product: MRIGMVGLGRMGGNMTRRLVGAGHEVVVFDHDAAVVAALAAEDPAIRPAGGLAALVDELAEPRVVWVMVPAGAPTTETVHGLVAALSPGDVVVNGGNCRWTDALAYSALAAEAGVAHVDAGVSGGVWGLAHGYCLMVGGDEAACRLAAPVFTALATEGGYARVGGPGSGHFTKMVHNGIEYALLQAYAEGFALLHDSGLDVDLADIAELWRHGSVVRSWLLDLVATVLAEGGDLSSVAAYVEDSGEGRWTVEAAVERAVAVPAIAASLFARFASRRDSFGDRLIAALRAAFGGHAVRSPADPGAERDGKGPA